The genomic region ccaagcacactgacggtgtcaacagacgccgtcaggaatattccgttaaactgacggaatattccgttaaacttaacccctgccgttaggaatattccgttaaacttaacggaatattcctgcttCTTCTCCGGCCAGTCCCCGACGCCAGCGCCggcaccgtcgccggaaaacctgcaaaTCACGATATCTCGctcgtttttccacctttttccacgtttcttgcaccaaaaatCAACCCTAGagctagtagaacatgtcccaacaagttttaaggcctaaaattaagagattatacctgtccaaatctccaaaactcggccaactccacatccaacgatcctgacgtccaaattcacccaacgagctactccccagctcctgggaacctcacaaagaCAACTACAAgctcaaaaatcccaaaaactcaatgtataacttttgcatgaacagtacttgAATCGGCCGtcgtcgaaacgacgtgaaaacgaaggatttctcacctgaaaatggtatggctgagcttgcctcgacctcacgagctcaaatgtgtccttggtttcctcgatctgtgaggTTTTGGTGGCTTATGGGTTTGTCCGTACGctttaggaagaagaagaaggatagaAGAttcgggggagagagagacagggagaagACAGAGAGAAATGGCAGTGTGTTTGTGGGTGTGGCCCAACACctgccaacaccacaccaaCAACCAAACAACGTGacgaaaacgaactaggggcaattatgtaatttcacaagtgcgttctaataatcccgggacgggatgtcacagataatggttacacttacattatcgtttagatttttaaaatcctccaaaccctcatgaataatgttttttttttatttgagggtaaaattaataataattattgtaaaagtataaaaaatgtaaaaaaaaaaaaaaatatacaatcactcatagtgacaagctttacaactttcatgaagggctaagcttcaaaatccaacactataatccataatccataaaccttaaatttatatttaaccatcaattgtcatttacgctttattcttcttacttaatttcatttttaaaattttcttttttgaaaacatgatcatctggcgcatgtaagaagatgaacggttcaaatctttgatatcacgtttcaatatttacggttaactgaaatatgagtcgatgtcatatagtttgtagaaactttataaacatcaaacaatattttcaccaaccgtaaaactctgaacataatatcaacgatccaaaccttTCATCTTCttgcatcctctaatagatcatgttttcaaaaaagaaaatccgaaaaaataaaatttgatgagaaaaatgaagcgtaaatgtaaacaacaatcaatggttaaattttgatctatgatttatatgattatagtggtgAATTTTgaagttaagctcttcacgaaaattataaagcttgtcattacaagcgtttatatattttttctatattttttacacttctacattaattaaaaaactattaaagactttacttaaataaCAGCCGTAAGATAAATGAGAGTAAATCTGTACCGTTGGATTCTATTCACTTATATCATTAGAACTTTGTTTGACGAAAAAAACCCTTCTCTATTccattattttctaattttaccATTTGATCAAAAACAAAAGCCctaatccctttctctctccccactCCTATAACCCTCTCTCCTGATCCGGTCGTATGTTTTTCCTAGCCCTTCTCTCCCACAGTATGCTCAATTCTTCCGGTAGCCTCTCTCAGTCTCACTTTTCTTCTCCCTTGTGCAGTGGATGGAATCATCCTTGTCATCTCTAGTCATCTCTACATCTTTGCATCTCTGCATCTCCATTCTCCAGATTCCACTCCAAGTTCGATTTTGTCTCTAAATCTTTGCATCTCCTTTCTCCATCTTTTTAAGTTCttcatttttcccaatttgttattaattttatgttttatgtcCGTGTGTTTTTTGTTCAGAGGTTGGTTGGTTGTCttctttttaatcttttaaattTGTTGCTATCAATCTGTCTAGCTTTTTTGAATCTCTGATTGTGCATCACCTTGGGGTTGATTTTCATACTTTCTCATTACTTTTTTGGGGATATTAAGTTACTATGAATTTCTGTCAACATTTATTCATATTAATTGTTTCGTGGCAGGCATTTACAGTTGGATTGAAGAAACTTGGAATCGTGGAAGTTCAAAGACTTCCCTTCTTCGACACTATGAAGGTTAAGGTTACTGATGCACATGCAATTTCGGATGCTGCTAACAAGCTTGGATTAAATTTGAGAGTAGTAGACTCTAGCActgtaagttttttatttttatttttgtgagtCTCTTGCATCGTTTATTTCACTAAATGTTCTCTGAGGACGGAGGATGAAGTGCTTTTACTTCATGAGGTTACTAAATTTTAAACTCCTTTCAGATCACTACCTTAGAGGACGTTGACAAGCTTTTCAAAGCTTTTTCTTTGAGCAAGccagtaagtgttttatatctTTACCATAAAGTTgatattttcaatttattataaTGTTAAACTTGCTACTGTAGAAGAGTTAATTTCTGATAGACTGATGATTATAAAGTTGTTCCTATTATGCATAAAGTCGTGGTAATAATATTGTGAGATGCTCTCTTTAAGGTAACATAAAGtttgtattttcctttttatacaTAGTACTTTAAaactattaattttatatttgaaattggGTTATGCATAATTTATGTTATCTttctgcttttttatttttttatgatgtAGGATTTTGATAATAATTACAATGGTCCAAATTTAGTTGAAAAAAGTGAATTACAGAAGTATTTGGATGATAAAAGATTAGATAGAAGACAAGATATAGATGTTCTTTCTTGGTGGCAAATGGAACGTTTTCATTATTCAATACTTTCTCAGTTAGCACGAGATTTGTTAACAATTCCTATTTCAACTGTTGCGTCAGAATCTGCTTTTAATATTGGGGGTAAAGTGCTAGATCGATATCGTACTTCGTTGTTGCTAGACACGGTTCAAGCTTTGTTGTGTACACAAGATTGACTTTTTGGAAAAGGAGGTAGTATATCATTTATATAGTATagaactattttttatttcttttcataattatttttagtacccataatttgaatggtttagaatatttgatttttctatGTTTAGTTTATGCAGAAGAGAGTGCTAATGTGGAAAGCCTCactgaaaacatcatcaatataactcttgaagacaatatatcaagccaaagttccaatactgTTTTCCATGGTGATTGAGGAAAATTGAAGGATTTGGTCGATTTTGGGTCTGGTcattttacccgtttattttaactggtgttacacgacaccaactgttaagatatcgggtatgacacgaaaataacacAAACATAGAAAACATGTCACGAATGCTAGATCTAGTCTTTAGGACCCAGTTCTATTGATAGACTTGGCTAATCATAGCCATTGGATCTTCGTCTGCACAGATCGTCCACATGAGAGAAATGCTCTTTGTTTCTTTCCTCAAAGAGGCACATAAAAATGGAGACAACTTATGTATGTGCATCTattctttttcatattttgaaaagaaaaagaaaaatattagttttCTTACATCGTACGTGTCCTTCTACAAATATTGTTGCATAACGTACATTGCAAATCCAACTGTGATTATtatttgggagttttaacgaaaaactcacggtacagttcactttaacgaaaaaccacatttttacactaaaaagtcaattctggtactattcactttaccctttattatgtatttatcattaaaattcaaaattttcaagccattttcattagtttttctttattttaaagtgCAAAAGGTGAAAACCATCCTGTCGAACCGTTAAAAAGTGGATGTATTGAATACATTTTTTGTATGATTCTTGGTCATATTACGTTACATAGTACATGTTAGTCTTATGTTTTGCACATCTGCAAACAGGGGAAAGGCAATAAGTGGTACGCAGCAATGCAAGTTTGGTATATTTCgctttacaagaaaaaaaaagtagtgaGCAAGATACCTAGATGGAAGGGGTACCTACAACATACaacacctatatatatatacacacaaacacacatacatacattcACAAATGCtttcaaataaagaaaagaagataCCAAAACCTTCCTTACCAATAAGAACCAGGAACAACCTCAACTTAATTCCATGTCTTGGGGGAAGCCACTCAACCCTAgaattaccaccaccaccaccaccaccaccaccaccaccctgATCCACAACATAAAACTGCCCGTAATACCCCGAAAACACTTTTGCCCTATATATGTTGTCGCTCTTCGGGTTAGCCCTCAATGACAAGAAAATTAACCCAAGGATCAGCCACGCACCCTTTGGTTTGGTTTGCAGCCATAATCTGCACCATTGTAGCCATAGCTATGATCATTGTGAGCATCGTGGTGTTTTCCGGCTACATGATCGTCCATCCGAGGGTGCCTTTCATCACCGTCACCTCTGGTCATCTCGACAACTTTCAAAACACCGAGGCTGGTCTTCTTGAAACGGAGATCACCATTGTTGTGAGGGCAGAGAACGACAACACCAAAGCGCATGCAAGCTTTTCGGATACAAGCTTCATGCTGAGCTTCCAAGGGCTGAACGTTGCGAGGCTGGTGGCGTATCCGTTCGAAGTCAATAAAAATAGCTCGGTTGATTTCCATTACTTGGTGCAATCATCGTCAATTCCGCTGAGTCCGGAGCTGATGGATCAAGTGGACATTTCGTTGAAGCGGGACAGAATTGTTTTTAACTTGAAGGGGAATTTGAGGGCAAGGTGGAGAGTAGGGTTGCTTGGTTCAGTTAAGTTCTGGGGTCATTTGAATTGTCAGCTCAAGTTTCATCCTTCAAATGGAACTTACATACGCTCACCTTGCAGCTCAAGGGCAAAATAGTCAAAACATAGATCTATTGTCATCTTTCAATTTTTACGTACGCAAATTGAGTTCTTCTCCTTTCCTCCATTAAAATAATAGgcttcatttcaattttcaggATTAGAAATATTGAAAAACAATTAATCGGTGATGTAGTCTCTCTCTTTTGCTTTTCCCTTCTTTGTATTCCTTTCTAAAATTTTCTCTTTcacgaaggaagaagaaagggtTCGTTGTAATTTCAAAACCTACCTGGAAGCTCCTTTACGCAACCAATAAAAAACACTTATACGAAGCTTTCTGAAATCAAATGATGGCTTTGCTAATGTAGCTCTTAAATATGTTAACGCTAGTATTTCGGAACGTTTATTGAGAAGCTTTAGTCCCTTATCAACCGTGGAGGGCTAAGAGAGTTCACGATTATGTTTTAGCTCCCTAAAACATTATTTTTAGTGTCTAGTTTTGGTTACGTAGTTTTCATAGGACTATAATAGTTTGTTGTATTGGAAGCGATaataaagagagagaaggatatAGAAATTCCACACGGGCTCCACCAAAAGCTTTTGTCATATGACTAGGATGTGGATCCTATTCGGATTCAAATGGTGGGAATCCTAGGGATTCTCATATTTTAACCATTTATCATACATCATGCGaccataaattattttgaatttttttatttaaaattaaacataaatagtacctaacgaaaactaaccacatgatatacgatgaacggccATAATGTGAAGATTCCTAGGATCcctacaaagaggatccggagagaatcctcATCCATATGACTAAATGTAGTTAGCTCGAAAATTACAGGTAGTCGACCTGAAAGCTACTTGTCACTGACCTTGTTTGCTAACGAGGATATAGCCCTTACTGGCCAATATATACTCTGAGGATGACCTTGGGCAAtaagaattgaagaaaaaaacaaatgaagctTTTAGTATTCAGTGATCAAATGACAAGCCATGACAATCGTGCAAATTGACAAGCCATTACAATTGTGCAAATTAAGCAAAAGAACAAGGTAAAGCTACCTAGAAGCAACTAAGAGCACTTTCAGTGTGTAAAGGTTTCATTTGGCAATAGGCAATTCAATCACCTCAAGAAATAGTAATCGCATTTAATGAATTGTAATTGTCTATTGCATCTCCACCTCTAAACTGAATAGCCAAAGCAATTCgcattaaaatattagtattttttattttataaaataatattttttttaattcagataggattttaatttaaataaaataccaaattaaataaatatgaaattacataaagtacaaattaaataaataccaaattatATAAAGTActatattaaataaatacaaattacataaagtacccAATGGTGTTattaacttaaaattttaaaattatagatagaaattacatatttatagaaaacaaaattataattttgaatttttttttttttgaatttttttctgattttaaattaatttttaagttttttattaacttaattaatctggactATTGGATtacaaaaagattgaaatccaACAGTCTAGATTTTGAAGCATAGCCCAACtgtaacattttttatttttattttttagcgatggaaatccaacggcccataAAAATAGCCATTGAAAATCTAACGGCCTGGAAAAAGTCATGTTGCTCCTAGCAACGGTAACTGAGTGGGCTGCCACGCAGGCCCCACCATCTGAATTTTTTTAGCCCACGTGCCTGATGCATAGCCCACGTGCCTGATGCAAATTTTTTTAGAACGTGGTAGAACATGGCTGACGTCAGCCTAATATCACATCCACCCAGGTGCTCGGATCCTTGACTATATAAATAAGCCCAAGGTCCATGCCACCACTCCAATCCTTATTCTATTAATTACAACGTGTAAGAGCTTATAAAGTCTAACAAAACCAGTTTTGATCGATGTGGTATTGTGGCTCTTTTATTTGTATTCAAAATCCAACTAGTGAGTCATGCCACCAAGATTTCGGAAGGCAAGCCCATTTTAGCGAAGTTATTTGTAGCTATGGTAGTAAAAATTTGCCGTCTTTAGTCTTGATGAATTTGTacttacaaaacaatcaacacatttgatcaaagatcaaagcctcataCGGCCACAAGGGGGTGGTTTGGCCAGTGAATCTTCGATGCCTAAGTCAGTATCTCTCGAAAGAGTAAGTGTTTAGGGACGTATGCATAGCAAAAGCTTACCAAAATTTGGTGGAGATGAAGGTTTATAGGAAGAGGTGGTCGGACATAGTGTTAAGTAGTCGCCTAACACGTGCCAGCATCCTATTGGCTAATGTGTGTCATCCGTTAGATGAATAAGGAAAGGAtatttccaagatattaattaggagaAAATATATGTGGATAATGGTGGAAGTATCCTTGATTGATTGTGATATGGATTACTTGATGAAGTTGATCTTTAATTGGGGatgtattaaagataagatttagttattaatccttatctttaataccTATGACTTTTCCATGCCACAAGCAGGAGAACTTTGAGCAGTCATAAACAATTGTTTAAACTTCGAGGGATGTTGAGCTGCCTGTGGGAGTATTTGTATGTCTTGTCCATTTAATGAGGACAAACTTGTCTTCTTCGGGataaaatccacatgtcgcCTCCAAGAtttttgtgattattttttcCTCCACAGTAACAACATTCACTTCTTGATAAATGTGAGGGCAGTAAAAGTCACCTTTTGGATGCTAGTGAAACAATAATTCTAGAGAAGCAAGAACACTAGAATAATCAATTTCCAACCAAAGTGTACATCAATCTCGCATAAGCAAAATTAACAGCAATAATAATTACTAATAATTctagaaaaaataaagaatttgttCTGACCAATACCTTGACAAAAATCACCAAGAAACTCATCATATCTGTCCCTTAAATTTCCTCCAAAAGCAGCAGGGCCAAAATTCTTTGGGGCTAGCGACTTTCTTTTGGCACACCTTTTAAGCCAAGTGCCAAATGTATGCTCCCTCCTCATAAGGTATCAAAGCTACACATTGAAAGCATATTAAACGCAGTTGTCCATCATGATCACTACTTTGCAAGGAAGATAGATGTCGTAGGCCGACAAAGTCTATCACCTTATCAGAAGCTCACAACTGATTTTGGATTCCAGCTAATGGGTGCTCTACAGACTCAACTAACGAATATTGTTGACTTGCGGAGAGTATTGCTATTGAGAACCTCAAGCACTTTTGTAAAGCAATTGAAGCCATATATGGAGCCACATACCTCCGTAAGCCAAATCATGAAGACTTGAAGAGGCTTCTACGCAAGGCAAACAAAAGAGGCTTCCCTAGCATGATAGGAAGTCTCGATTTTATGCATCGGGAGTGGAAGAATTGTCCTAAAGAAGGCACattttctagttttatttttctttttgtgattgtCTTTTCTTGGCTTTTTGTTTGGAGGTCTGTTGGAGTTTCTTTGAGCTCATACTAATGACCAAGGCCAAGATGTGCCTTTAACCATTTTAACTATGACTTAGACTATGGGATCATGATTTTTTTGGTTCATGATTTGTGGTAAAAATAATTGGAATATACACAACCTATTAAGCATAATCCGGCATCCTAGGCTTAAAGCATATTAAAAGTATTACTTGTTTCCTAAGtaaagaaaccctaattaaagTCATGTTAGAATATTTGGGGATTAGGCAACGTAATCATGACTCTAGAAAGATTGAGTATCTTTTCCACATCTCGGTCAAGCAGAACTATGCGCTGTTCTCTCGTGAATCGCCTTCAGCAAGGTATAACATTCAGGATCTGAACTCGATGAGAAATCTGTCTCGATTGTATGCATTGAGAGTGGAAGAATTGTCCTACTGCTTGGGTTGGCCAATTCAAGGATCGTCACAACAAGCCAACCATCATGCTCGAGGCTGTGGCGTCTTACGACAtatggatttggcatgcattATTCGGTGCTCCCGTATTAAACAAAGATATCAATATTCTTTGGTCTTCTCCTCTGTTCAATGATGTTGTAAATGGATGGGCATCGAAATGGAGGTACAAGGTAAATGGTAATGGGCATGAGCTAGGTTACTACTTAACTGATGGTATTTATCCTAGTTGGTCTACCTTTGTGAAAAGTTATTCTCATCTTGGTAGTGtgaaaaagaaattattttcgcaGAAACAAGAGTCTtacaggaaggatgtggagagAGCGTTCGGGATCCTACATGCTCGATGGGCCATTGTTAGAGGGGCTGAAGGATTATGAAATGTGGAAGACATGTAACAACCCATCCCGGAGCTTTTCGAAACAAAACgacatttttgtaatttcacaaaaaatggGATATTTTGAAATAGGATTTCTTTTGGGCCTTATTTTGTGTGCCCTGTAGGGCCACTTACTTTTGGGTTGTCCTCTGGCCCACTTTCATTTCTCCTTTTCCCTCCCCGTGATTCACTCTCCTTCTTTCCTtcactttctctcttctctttctctcccccCTCGCTGCATCCTCCATTCCCTGAGgaccaacacacacacacacccaaagGACCACGACGAACGacgacaccaccaccactatGATGGGTTTCCTCCCTCTCCCTCATCCTCTGTGAAGCACAGAAACATATTTGGAACCCAGCACACCCACCTCTCCGACAAGGTTTGATGGCTTCGAGCTTATTCCGAGCCACGGCTGGACCTGAAATTGGTAAAATCTTAATCTACTTTTAGTGGTCTTCATTTTGGTGGGCAGATAGCATGCTAGGGTGGAGAATCGGAGTTGTATGGAGCTTGGGAGGCTTCGACCTCCTTTTTCGTCGATACCAGTTTAAAACCAGGTCGACCAGACCTGGTAACCAAATAAACCCAACCCTTTGGGTAGTGCAAACCCAGGCCTTCGGCTCAATGAACCCAGGTCCAAACCTATTTGCTAAACCTAGCCCAAAAACCCTTGGGCCAACTCAAAACTAAACCCAAGCCTAACTGAGAACCAGGCCCGGGTCTAGTTGCCCAGGCCCAACCTTTCTGGTGACCTAAATGGCGAGTGGCGGCGCATGGCAGTTGGGGCCGCCACCTCATGACGGCTCGTGAAGGCGCGTGTGGCTTTGTGTgggagagttttattaattagaccctttatgtgcttaggtgagTTTTTCGATGTCCTGAATCCGTTTATGACGTCCGTTTCTCAAAATTCAATTGTTAAGTTAGAGTTTTgttaattggaccctttatgtaCTTAGGTGAGTTTGTTAGCGGCTTTTCCATCCTTCCTATTTCGAACGGCTCTTCAACGAtagagtatctgtgagtggaccccttccaaaatgcatattttactattaaaaatgcatacatgaaagcatgatttaatggctatgttttatgaaacatttatgagtaaattggttTTATGCCTTATGATATTTCATGCTTTATCGAATTTActttctttgtagtatatatgatgaatgactatatactatgaagatgatttaagatatgatgtttgagctgcTGAGCTTCGTTGAGAtgtatatatacttatattCTTGAAAGATTATGTTCAATGATTTTTTTGCTTATCTAGTCGCAACTATGTTCTGCTTACGAGCGTATACTATGCCTGCGAGCGTATGTTCTGCCTATGGGCGAATGATCTGCCTATGAGCGTATGATTTGCCTATGGGCGAATGACCTGCCTTCGGGCAATACTGATACAATTATTTATCACTTTATATACGATGTATGTTTTAttaaaggttttatggcatgctagggttttcagaaaacctattacttattatgctatacgAGTTTTCTAAAACTTtaggggttagtacgttgatgaataattgttttagtattacttatatatcaacttggtccactcatgttttgttttgcgccccctcaagacttagaatcgaggcgtaaAATCCAGGCGTCAAGGCACTTCCACattggcatcttcgagtcctctcagtgtaggacccattcctttgttcattcgattttatattatttcctttCTAGTGTCTTggtttagttgtatgctctgaacacgttcctcaaTTGCATATTCACTATAGtcaaatttacaagttttatttatgtcgACTAATTGTTTtagttctcatgcatcctaatatgACTTCGTCACCTTTGGATGTCAGCTAGCACGTGCATACCCCGATGTTTGGAGAATATTGGGGTTGGGGGTGTCAGGACCTTTATtcaatcatgatgacgtgcataattttgcataacatgattgtggaagatgagtatgtAGAAATTGAAGAAGTAACTAATGAAGATGTGGATGATGACCAACCAACATATGCGAGAGCTATGGCAAGAGATGTTGAATATCTTGTTGCAATTACATACGAGACCCGAAATGATAGGGTCACACTGAGTGAGTATATGAGACGTTTAAATAGAATTCAAGCTCCTCAAGGTCATGACACACTCCGCAAGAATTTGGTTGAGCATATATGGCATCGAGAAGAAGAACGTTGATGATGGATAATCTTAAGTGTATTAATGTGTTGGTGTATTAATGTGTTCTTGTGTTAAATTGAAGGCATCTATTGTACATCAAAGTGTGCAACAACAAGTACAATAATTATTGAAGGCATTTAGATTAatagaaacaataattaataagccATAAATTTAATACACACGATAATTAATAagtcataaacttaatacaaatgacaattaataaaccacataaacttaataaaattgataattcataaactacataaacttaataatgatatccaccatTTGGACTTGGTGGTGGACTTGGGATATAGccttgagatgaatcatcatcttgaaatatacttcTTGTGGCATGCCTTCgcaaaatttccttttgcttatcatgtaagaacttcttcctctctggagtgtatttgttgaggtCCTCCATCATGAAATTACATTTGAACATTTCTTGCTCCTTATCCCCTTCGTGCGTAATGGCCAAACACATTTGGGTCGCTTCTTCCTCCCGAGAGCTATGGCTTTCAGTCAATCTTGCAAAAACGGTAGCAATTTGTGCACTAATcagatcttgggacttcccttttctctttgcttccttttgcttatctcttcccaagggccttgcaaaagaagaagttggggtcaaTTCATcaacaccttcattgacatcaaTTGTATGTGTGGCTTcactatgaaataatcttccccattgttggtccgcatcggttccccacctcggacaatccttgaggacgttgatgcaacttaaaagcttgattttttggtgtagttctgGTCTTGTAAATtttcattgctttgtcaccctatgcaagaAATACAGAAAcataattagttgcaaaataatattatgtacatgacaaataaaatatcaacaaacaAACTCACAACTTCTGTGGCGCTCCTTTCACTAGCCATGTCA from Pyrus communis chromosome 4, drPyrComm1.1, whole genome shotgun sequence harbors:
- the LOC137730639 gene encoding NDR1/HIN1-like protein 12 encodes the protein MTRKLTQGSATHPLVWFAAIICTIVAIAMIIVSIVVFSGYMIVHPRVPFITVTSGHLDNFQNTEAGLLETEITIVVRAENDNTKAHASFSDTSFMLSFQGLNVARLVAYPFEVNKNSSVDFHYLVQSSSIPLSPELMDQVDISLKRDRIVFNLKGNLRARWRVGLLGSVKFWGHLNCQLKFHPSNGTYIRSPCSSRAK